A genome region from Gossypium hirsutum isolate 1008001.06 chromosome A04, Gossypium_hirsutum_v2.1, whole genome shotgun sequence includes the following:
- the LOC121203206 gene encoding pentatricopeptide repeat-containing protein At1g62910 isoform X1 → MGKLPSSFILRSVVNGGSHLSNFHSFSSSSNTIATHIEALSKKPMPVRGKGKRDHRFDNVDHAFILFNKMIEKYPKPSIVEFNKLLAPIARMKHYAIVVSMYRQIELLGVSPDVYSLNILINCFCQLGRIDFGFSVFGKLLKLGAEPSAVTFSTLINGLCNQSKISEAVCMFDEMTERGYQPNLIVYSIMLKGLCKTGNTGRAVRFLRLMESRGFEPNIVAYNTILDCLCKNGLLKEALDLFSEVKVKGIRPDIFTYSCLIHGMCNFGQQEEAKKLLNEMVDNNISLDIVTYNILIDALCKEGTISKAVEIVDTMRKQGIEPNVVTYNTLVDAHCKEGMVSEAEDIVDAIIKRGIEPNVVTHNALINGHCLQNEMDKARRVFNLMIEKGCAPNIVTYSTMINGYCKAKRLDEAMELFHEISQKGPIPDTVTYNTLMQDGLCKTGHIEEALELFQAMRNRGLGLDIVPYTILIDGLCKAGHIEVAKELFHQLSDNGLKPDVYAYCIMINGLCKEGLPDEAYRMFGSMGDNDCLPNSCCYNVMIRGFLQNSYTSKATQLLTEMVGKGFSADIFTATLFMDLIVHSNKSILL, encoded by the exons ATGGGTAAGCTTCCTTCTTCTTTTATTCTTCGTTCAGTTGTTAATGGTGGAAGCCATCTTTCTAATTTccactctttttcttcttcttctaacaCCATTGCTACCCACATCGAAGCCCTAAGTAAGAAACCCATGCCTGTAAGAGGAAAGGGAAAAAGAGACCACCGCTTCGATAATGTTGATCatgcttttattttgttcaataagaTGATTGAAAAGTACCCAAAGCCTTCAATTgtggaatttaataaattattagcaCCCATTGCTAGAATGAAACATTATGCCATTGTTGTTTCTATGTATAGACAGATCGAATTATTGGGAGTTTCCCCCGATGTTTATTCTTTGAACATCTTGATTAATTGCTTTTGTCAATTAGGTCGAAttgattttgggttttctgtTTTTGGGAAATTGCTGAAGTTAGGTGCTGAACCTAGTGCTGTAACTTTTTCAACTTTGATAAATGGGCTCTGTAATCAAAGTAAGATTTCTGAGGCCGTTTGTATGTTCGATGAAATGACTGAAAGAGGGTATCAACCCAATTTGATTGTTTACAGTATAATGCTTAAGGGATTGTGTAAGACCGGTAATACTGGTAGAGCTGTTAGGTTTCTAAGGCTGATGGAAAGCAGAGGTTTTGAACCTAATATTGTAGCATATAATACCATCCTGGACTGTCTTTGTAAGAACGGGTTGTTGAAGGAGGCTCTCGATCTCTTCTCCGAAGTGAAGGTTAAAGGCATTAGACCAGATATCTTTACTTACAGTTGCTTAATTCATGGTATGTGTAATTTCGGCCAGCAGGAGGAGGCAAAAAAGCTTTTGAATGAAATGGTTGATAACAATATTTCACTTGATATTGTCACATATAATATATTGATTGATGCACTTTGCAAGGAAGGAACGATTTCTAAAGCTGTAGAGATCGTTGACACAATGAGAAAGCAAGGCATTGAACCTAATGTTGTCACGTATAATACATTGGTTGATGCGCATTGCAAGGAAGGGATGGTCTCTGAAgctgaggatattgttgacgcaatTATAAAGCGAGGCATTGAGCCTAATGTTGTTACCCATAATGCATTAATCAACGGCCATTGCTTGCAGAACGAAATGGATAAAGCTAGAAGAGTTTTCAACTTGATGATTGAGAAGGGTTGTGCACCTAATATAGTTACTTACAGCACCATGATCAATGGATATTGCAAAGCGAAGAGGTTAGACGAAGCAATGGAACTCTTTCATGAAATATCTCAAAAGGGACCAATCCCGGATACTGTCACATACAACACTCTTATGCAAG ATGGTTTATGTAAAACAGGTCATATCGAAGAGGCATTGGAACTTTTTCAAGCGATGCGAAACAGGGGGTTGGGACTTGATATTGTCCCATATACTATCCTAATTGATGGGTTGTGCAAAGCTGGGCATATCGAAGTTGCAAAGGAATTATTTCATCAACTCTCAGACAATGGTTTAAAACCGGATGTTTATGCTTATtgtataatgattaatggactgtGTAAAGAGGGATTGCCAGATGAAGCATACAGGATGTTTGGGAGCATGGGAGATAATGACTGTTTGCCTAATAGTTGCTGTTATAATGTAATGATTCGGGGGTTCCTTCAAAACAGCTATACCTCAAAGGCAACCCAACTTCTTACGGAAATGGTTGGTAAGGGCTTTTCTGCAGATATATTCACTGCCACCTTATTTATGGATCTCATTGTGCACTCTAATAAATCAATTTTGCTCTGA
- the LOC121203206 gene encoding pentatricopeptide repeat-containing protein At3g22470, mitochondrial isoform X3, translating to MGAEPSAVTFSTLINGLCNQSKISEAVCMFDEMTERGYQPNLIVYSIMLKGLCKTGNTGRAVRFLRLMESRGFEPNIVAYNTILDCLCKNGLLKEALDLFSEVKVKGIRPDIFTYSCLIHGMCNFGQQEEAKKLLNEMVDNNISLDIVTYNILIDALCKEGTISKAVEIVDTMRKQGIEPNVVTYNTLVDAHCKEGMVSEAEDIVDAIIKRGIEPNVVTHNALINGHCLQNEMDKARRVFNLMIEKGCAPNIVTYSTMINGYCKAKRLDEAMELFHEISQKGPIPDTVTYNTLMQGMFQLGKVSTACELFRKMLASGQVPDMVTCTILLDGLCKTGHIEEALELFQAMRNRGLGLDIVPYTILIDGLCKAGHIEVAKELFHQLSDNGLKPDVYAYCIMINGLCKEGLPDEAYRMFGSMGDNDCLPNSCCYNVMIRGFLQNSYTSKATQLLTEMVGKGFSADIFTATLFMDLIVHSNKSILL from the exons ATGG GTGCTGAACCTAGTGCTGTAACTTTTTCAACTTTGATAAATGGGCTCTGTAATCAAAGTAAGATTTCTGAGGCCGTTTGTATGTTCGATGAAATGACTGAAAGAGGGTATCAACCCAATTTGATTGTTTACAGTATAATGCTTAAGGGATTGTGTAAGACCGGTAATACTGGTAGAGCTGTTAGGTTTCTAAGGCTGATGGAAAGCAGAGGTTTTGAACCTAATATTGTAGCATATAATACCATCCTGGACTGTCTTTGTAAGAACGGGTTGTTGAAGGAGGCTCTCGATCTCTTCTCCGAAGTGAAGGTTAAAGGCATTAGACCAGATATCTTTACTTACAGTTGCTTAATTCATGGTATGTGTAATTTCGGCCAGCAGGAGGAGGCAAAAAAGCTTTTGAATGAAATGGTTGATAACAATATTTCACTTGATATTGTCACATATAATATATTGATTGATGCACTTTGCAAGGAAGGAACGATTTCTAAAGCTGTAGAGATCGTTGACACAATGAGAAAGCAAGGCATTGAACCTAATGTTGTCACGTATAATACATTGGTTGATGCGCATTGCAAGGAAGGGATGGTCTCTGAAgctgaggatattgttgacgcaatTATAAAGCGAGGCATTGAGCCTAATGTTGTTACCCATAATGCATTAATCAACGGCCATTGCTTGCAGAACGAAATGGATAAAGCTAGAAGAGTTTTCAACTTGATGATTGAGAAGGGTTGTGCACCTAATATAGTTACTTACAGCACCATGATCAATGGATATTGCAAAGCGAAGAGGTTAGACGAAGCAATGGAACTCTTTCATGAAATATCTCAAAAGGGACCAATCCCGGATACTGTCACATACAACACTCTTATGCAAGGTATGTTTCAGTTAGGGAAAGTTTCAACTGCTTGTGAACTGTTTAGAAAGATGCTTGCTTCAGGACAAGTTCCAGATATGGTGACCTGTACTATTTTGCTAGATGGTTTATGTAAAACAGGTCATATCGAAGAGGCATTGGAACTTTTTCAAGCGATGCGAAACAGGGGGTTGGGACTTGATATTGTCCCATATACTATCCTAATTGATGGGTTGTGCAAAGCTGGGCATATCGAAGTTGCAAAGGAATTATTTCATCAACTCTCAGACAATGGTTTAAAACCGGATGTTTATGCTTATtgtataatgattaatggactgtGTAAAGAGGGATTGCCAGATGAAGCATACAGGATGTTTGGGAGCATGGGAGATAATGACTGTTTGCCTAATAGTTGCTGTTATAATGTAATGATTCGGGGGTTCCTTCAAAACAGCTATACCTCAAAGGCAACCCAACTTCTTACGGAAATGGTTGGTAAGGGCTTTTCTGCAGATATATTCACTGCCACCTTATTTATGGATCTCATTGTGCACTCTAATAAATCAATTTTGCTCTGA
- the LOC121203206 gene encoding pentatricopeptide repeat-containing protein At1g62930, chloroplastic isoform X2, translating to MALSKKPMPVRGKGKRDHRFDNVDHAFILFNKMIEKYPKPSIVEFNKLLAPIARMKHYAIVVSMYRQIELLGVSPDVYSLNILINCFCQLGRIDFGFSVFGKLLKLGAEPSAVTFSTLINGLCNQSKISEAVCMFDEMTERGYQPNLIVYSIMLKGLCKTGNTGRAVRFLRLMESRGFEPNIVAYNTILDCLCKNGLLKEALDLFSEVKVKGIRPDIFTYSCLIHGMCNFGQQEEAKKLLNEMVDNNISLDIVTYNILIDALCKEGTISKAVEIVDTMRKQGIEPNVVTYNTLVDAHCKEGMVSEAEDIVDAIIKRGIEPNVVTHNALINGHCLQNEMDKARRVFNLMIEKGCAPNIVTYSTMINGYCKAKRLDEAMELFHEISQKGPIPDTVTYNTLMQGMFQLGKVSTACELFRKMLASGQVPDMVTCTILLDGLCKTGHIEEALELFQAMRNRGLGLDIVPYTILIDGLCKAGHIEVAKELFHQLSDNGLKPDVYAYCIMINGLCKEGLPDEAYRMFGSMGDNDCLPNSCCYNVMIRGFLQNSYTSKATQLLTEMVGKGFSADIFTATLFMDLIVHSNKSILL from the exons ATGG CCCTAAGTAAGAAACCCATGCCTGTAAGAGGAAAGGGAAAAAGAGACCACCGCTTCGATAATGTTGATCatgcttttattttgttcaataagaTGATTGAAAAGTACCCAAAGCCTTCAATTgtggaatttaataaattattagcaCCCATTGCTAGAATGAAACATTATGCCATTGTTGTTTCTATGTATAGACAGATCGAATTATTGGGAGTTTCCCCCGATGTTTATTCTTTGAACATCTTGATTAATTGCTTTTGTCAATTAGGTCGAAttgattttgggttttctgtTTTTGGGAAATTGCTGAAGTTAGGTGCTGAACCTAGTGCTGTAACTTTTTCAACTTTGATAAATGGGCTCTGTAATCAAAGTAAGATTTCTGAGGCCGTTTGTATGTTCGATGAAATGACTGAAAGAGGGTATCAACCCAATTTGATTGTTTACAGTATAATGCTTAAGGGATTGTGTAAGACCGGTAATACTGGTAGAGCTGTTAGGTTTCTAAGGCTGATGGAAAGCAGAGGTTTTGAACCTAATATTGTAGCATATAATACCATCCTGGACTGTCTTTGTAAGAACGGGTTGTTGAAGGAGGCTCTCGATCTCTTCTCCGAAGTGAAGGTTAAAGGCATTAGACCAGATATCTTTACTTACAGTTGCTTAATTCATGGTATGTGTAATTTCGGCCAGCAGGAGGAGGCAAAAAAGCTTTTGAATGAAATGGTTGATAACAATATTTCACTTGATATTGTCACATATAATATATTGATTGATGCACTTTGCAAGGAAGGAACGATTTCTAAAGCTGTAGAGATCGTTGACACAATGAGAAAGCAAGGCATTGAACCTAATGTTGTCACGTATAATACATTGGTTGATGCGCATTGCAAGGAAGGGATGGTCTCTGAAgctgaggatattgttgacgcaatTATAAAGCGAGGCATTGAGCCTAATGTTGTTACCCATAATGCATTAATCAACGGCCATTGCTTGCAGAACGAAATGGATAAAGCTAGAAGAGTTTTCAACTTGATGATTGAGAAGGGTTGTGCACCTAATATAGTTACTTACAGCACCATGATCAATGGATATTGCAAAGCGAAGAGGTTAGACGAAGCAATGGAACTCTTTCATGAAATATCTCAAAAGGGACCAATCCCGGATACTGTCACATACAACACTCTTATGCAAGGTATGTTTCAGTTAGGGAAAGTTTCAACTGCTTGTGAACTGTTTAGAAAGATGCTTGCTTCAGGACAAGTTCCAGATATGGTGACCTGTACTATTTTGCTAGATGGTTTATGTAAAACAGGTCATATCGAAGAGGCATTGGAACTTTTTCAAGCGATGCGAAACAGGGGGTTGGGACTTGATATTGTCCCATATACTATCCTAATTGATGGGTTGTGCAAAGCTGGGCATATCGAAGTTGCAAAGGAATTATTTCATCAACTCTCAGACAATGGTTTAAAACCGGATGTTTATGCTTATtgtataatgattaatggactgtGTAAAGAGGGATTGCCAGATGAAGCATACAGGATGTTTGGGAGCATGGGAGATAATGACTGTTTGCCTAATAGTTGCTGTTATAATGTAATGATTCGGGGGTTCCTTCAAAACAGCTATACCTCAAAGGCAACCCAACTTCTTACGGAAATGGTTGGTAAGGGCTTTTCTGCAGATATATTCACTGCCACCTTATTTATGGATCTCATTGTGCACTCTAATAAATCAATTTTGCTCTGA
- the LOC107948765 gene encoding pentatricopeptide repeat-containing protein At1g63080, mitochondrial-like isoform X1, with amino-acid sequence MGKLPPSFILRSVVNGGSHLSNCHSFSSSSNTIATHIEALSKKPMSMPVRGKGKRDHRFDNVDDALILFNKMIEKYPKPSIVEFNKLLGAIVRMKHYAIVVSMYRRIELLGVSHDVYSLSILINCFCQLGRIDFGFSLLGKMLKLGVEPDVVTFSTLINGFCNQDKIFEAVSIFDEMTERGYQPNLIVYSTMLKGLCKTGNTCRAVRFLRLMESRGFEPDIVAYNTILDCLCKNRLLKEALDLFSEVKDKGIRPDIFTYNCLIHGMCNFGQQEEATTLLNEMVDNNISLDIVTYNILIDALCKEGTISKAVEIVDTMRKQGIEPNVATYNKLVDAHCKEGMVSEAEDIVDAMIKRGIEPNVVTHNALINGHCLQNEMDKAGRLFNLMIEKGCAPNIVTYSTMINGYYKAKRLDEAMELFHEISQKGPIPNTVTYSTVETVDTMRKQGIEPNVVTYSTLVDAHCKEGMVSEAEDIVVAMIKRGIEPNVVTLNALINGHCLQNKMDKARRLFNLMIEKGCARDIVTYNTMINGYCKGKRLDEAMELFHEISRKGPIPDTVTYNTLMQDGLCKTGHIEEALELFQAMRNRGLGLDIVPYTILIDGLCKAGHIEVAKELFHQLSDNGLKPDVYAYCIMINGLCKEGLPDEAYRLFGRMGDNDYLPNSCCYNVMIRGFLCNSYASKATQLLTEMVGKGFSADIFTASLFMDLIVHSNKSILL; translated from the exons atgggtaagcttcctccttcTTTTATTCTTCGTTCAGTTGTTAATGGTGGAAGCCATCTTTCTAATTGccactctttttcttcttcttctaacaCCATTGCTACCCACATCGAAGCCCTAAGTAAGAAACCCATGTCCATGCCTGTTAGAGGAAAGGGAAAAAGAGACCACCGCTTCGATAATGTTGATGATGCTTTGATTTTGTTCAATAAGATGATTGAAAAGTACCCAAAGCCTTCAATTgtggaatttaataaattattaggaGCCATTGTTAGGATGAAACATTATGCCATTGTTGTTTCTATGTATAGACGGATCGAATTATTGGGAGTTTCCCACGATGTTTATTCTTTGAGCATCTTGATTAATTGCTTTTGCCAATTAGGTCGAATTGATTTTGGGTTCTCTCTTTTGGGGAAAATGTTGAAGTTAGGCGTTGAACCTGATGTTGTAACTTTTTCGACTTTGATTAATGGATTCTGTAATCAGGATAAGATTTTTGAGGCTGTCAGTATATTCGATGAAATGACTGAAAGAGGGTATCAACCTAATTTGATTGTTTACAGTACAATGCTTAAGGGGTTGTGTAAGACCGGTAATACTTGTAGAGCTGTTAGGTTTCTAAGGCTGATGGAGAGCAGAGGTTTTGAACCTGATATTGTAGCATATAATACCATCCTTGACTGTCTTTGTAAGAACAGGTTGTTGAAGGAGGCTCTCGATCTCTTCTCCGAAGTGAAGGATAAAGGCATTAGACCAGATATCTTTACTTACAATTGCTTAATTCATGGTATGTGTAATTTCGGCCAGCAGGAGGAGGCAACAACGCTTTTGAATGAAATGGTTGATAACAATATTTCACTTGATATTGTTACATATAATATATTGATTGATGCACTTTGCAAGGAAGGAACGATTTCTAAAGCTGTAGAGATTGTTGACACAATGAGAAAGCAAGGCATTGAACCTAATGTTGCCACGTATAATAAATTGGTTGATGCACATTGCAAGGAAGGGATGGTCTCTGAAGCTGAGGATATCGTTGACGCAATGATAAAGCGAGGCATTGAGCCTAATGTTGTTACCCATAATGCATTAATCAACGGCCATTGCTTGCAGAACGAAATGGATAAAGCTGGAAGACTTTTCAACTTGATGATTGAGAAGGGTTGTGCACCTAATATAGTTACTTACAGCACCATGATCAATGGATATTACAAAGCGAAGAGGTTAGACGAAGCAATGGAACTCTTTCATGAAATATCTCAAAAGGGACCAATCCCGAATACTGTCACATACAGCACTGTAGAGACCGTTGACACAATGAGAAAGCAAGGCATTGAACCTAATGTTGTCACGTATAGTACATTGGTTGATGCGCATTGCAAGGAAGGGATGGTCTCTGAAGCTGAGGATATCGTTGTCGCAATGATAAAGCGAGGCATTGAGCCTAATGTTGTTACCCTTAATGCATTAATCAACGGCCATTGCTTGCAGAACAAAATGGATAAAGCTAGAAGACTTTTCAACTTGATGATTGAGAAGGGTTGTGCACGTGATATAGTTACTTACAACACCATGATAAATGGATATTGCAAAGGTAAAAGGTTAGACGAAGCAATGGAACTCTTTCATGAAATATCTCGAAAGGGACCAATCCCGGATACTGTCACATACAACACTCTTATGCAAG ATGGTTTATGTAAAACAGGTCATATCGAAGAGGCATTGGAACTTTTTCAAGCGATGCGAAACAGGGGGTTGGGACTTGATATTGTCCCATATACTATCCTAATTGATGGGTTGTGCAAAGCTGGGCATATCGAAGTTGCAAAGGAATTATTTCATCAACTCTCAGACAATGGTTTAAAACCGGATGTTTATGCTTATtgtataatgattaatggactgtGTAAAGAGGGATTGCCAGATGAAGCATACAGGTTGTTTGGGAGGATGGGAGATAATGACTATTTGCCTAATAGCTGCTGTTATAATGTAATGATTCGGGGGTTCCTTTGCAATAGTTATGCCTCAAAAGCAACGCAACTTCTTACAGAAATGGTTGGGAAGGGCTTTTCTGCAGATATATTCACTGCCAGCTTATTTATGGATCTCATTGTACACTCAAATAAATCAATCTTGCTCTGA
- the LOC107948765 gene encoding pentatricopeptide repeat-containing protein At1g63080, mitochondrial-like isoform X2, with product MALSKKPMSMPVRGKGKRDHRFDNVDDALILFNKMIEKYPKPSIVEFNKLLGAIVRMKHYAIVVSMYRRIELLGVSHDVYSLSILINCFCQLGRIDFGFSLLGKMLKLGVEPDVVTFSTLINGFCNQDKIFEAVSIFDEMTERGYQPNLIVYSTMLKGLCKTGNTCRAVRFLRLMESRGFEPDIVAYNTILDCLCKNRLLKEALDLFSEVKDKGIRPDIFTYNCLIHGMCNFGQQEEATTLLNEMVDNNISLDIVTYNILIDALCKEGTISKAVEIVDTMRKQGIEPNVATYNKLVDAHCKEGMVSEAEDIVDAMIKRGIEPNVVTHNALINGHCLQNEMDKAGRLFNLMIEKGCAPNIVTYSTMINGYYKAKRLDEAMELFHEISQKGPIPNTVTYSTVETVDTMRKQGIEPNVVTYSTLVDAHCKEGMVSEAEDIVVAMIKRGIEPNVVTLNALINGHCLQNKMDKARRLFNLMIEKGCARDIVTYNTMINGYCKGKRLDEAMELFHEISRKGPIPDTVTYNTLMQGMFQLGKVSTACELFRKMLASGQVPDIVTCTILLDGLCKTGHIEEALELFQAMRNRGLGLDIVPYTILIDGLCKAGHIEVAKELFHQLSDNGLKPDVYAYCIMINGLCKEGLPDEAYRLFGRMGDNDYLPNSCCYNVMIRGFLCNSYASKATQLLTEMVGKGFSADIFTASLFMDLIVHSNKSILL from the exons atgg CCCTAAGTAAGAAACCCATGTCCATGCCTGTTAGAGGAAAGGGAAAAAGAGACCACCGCTTCGATAATGTTGATGATGCTTTGATTTTGTTCAATAAGATGATTGAAAAGTACCCAAAGCCTTCAATTgtggaatttaataaattattaggaGCCATTGTTAGGATGAAACATTATGCCATTGTTGTTTCTATGTATAGACGGATCGAATTATTGGGAGTTTCCCACGATGTTTATTCTTTGAGCATCTTGATTAATTGCTTTTGCCAATTAGGTCGAATTGATTTTGGGTTCTCTCTTTTGGGGAAAATGTTGAAGTTAGGCGTTGAACCTGATGTTGTAACTTTTTCGACTTTGATTAATGGATTCTGTAATCAGGATAAGATTTTTGAGGCTGTCAGTATATTCGATGAAATGACTGAAAGAGGGTATCAACCTAATTTGATTGTTTACAGTACAATGCTTAAGGGGTTGTGTAAGACCGGTAATACTTGTAGAGCTGTTAGGTTTCTAAGGCTGATGGAGAGCAGAGGTTTTGAACCTGATATTGTAGCATATAATACCATCCTTGACTGTCTTTGTAAGAACAGGTTGTTGAAGGAGGCTCTCGATCTCTTCTCCGAAGTGAAGGATAAAGGCATTAGACCAGATATCTTTACTTACAATTGCTTAATTCATGGTATGTGTAATTTCGGCCAGCAGGAGGAGGCAACAACGCTTTTGAATGAAATGGTTGATAACAATATTTCACTTGATATTGTTACATATAATATATTGATTGATGCACTTTGCAAGGAAGGAACGATTTCTAAAGCTGTAGAGATTGTTGACACAATGAGAAAGCAAGGCATTGAACCTAATGTTGCCACGTATAATAAATTGGTTGATGCACATTGCAAGGAAGGGATGGTCTCTGAAGCTGAGGATATCGTTGACGCAATGATAAAGCGAGGCATTGAGCCTAATGTTGTTACCCATAATGCATTAATCAACGGCCATTGCTTGCAGAACGAAATGGATAAAGCTGGAAGACTTTTCAACTTGATGATTGAGAAGGGTTGTGCACCTAATATAGTTACTTACAGCACCATGATCAATGGATATTACAAAGCGAAGAGGTTAGACGAAGCAATGGAACTCTTTCATGAAATATCTCAAAAGGGACCAATCCCGAATACTGTCACATACAGCACTGTAGAGACCGTTGACACAATGAGAAAGCAAGGCATTGAACCTAATGTTGTCACGTATAGTACATTGGTTGATGCGCATTGCAAGGAAGGGATGGTCTCTGAAGCTGAGGATATCGTTGTCGCAATGATAAAGCGAGGCATTGAGCCTAATGTTGTTACCCTTAATGCATTAATCAACGGCCATTGCTTGCAGAACAAAATGGATAAAGCTAGAAGACTTTTCAACTTGATGATTGAGAAGGGTTGTGCACGTGATATAGTTACTTACAACACCATGATAAATGGATATTGCAAAGGTAAAAGGTTAGACGAAGCAATGGAACTCTTTCATGAAATATCTCGAAAGGGACCAATCCCGGATACTGTCACATACAACACTCTTATGCAAGGTATGTTTCAGTTAGGGAAAGTTTCAACTGCTTGTGAACTGTTTAGAAAGATGCTTGCTTCAGGACAAGTTCCAGATATAGTGACCTGTACTATTTTGCTAGATGGTTTATGTAAAACAGGTCATATCGAAGAGGCATTGGAACTTTTTCAAGCGATGCGAAACAGGGGGTTGGGACTTGATATTGTCCCATATACTATCCTAATTGATGGGTTGTGCAAAGCTGGGCATATCGAAGTTGCAAAGGAATTATTTCATCAACTCTCAGACAATGGTTTAAAACCGGATGTTTATGCTTATtgtataatgattaatggactgtGTAAAGAGGGATTGCCAGATGAAGCATACAGGTTGTTTGGGAGGATGGGAGATAATGACTATTTGCCTAATAGCTGCTGTTATAATGTAATGATTCGGGGGTTCCTTTGCAATAGTTATGCCTCAAAAGCAACGCAACTTCTTACAGAAATGGTTGGGAAGGGCTTTTCTGCAGATATATTCACTGCCAGCTTATTTATGGATCTCATTGTACACTCAAATAAATCAATCTTGCTCTGA